A single region of the Cryptococcus decagattii chromosome 4, complete sequence genome encodes:
- a CDS encoding ATP-dependent RNA helicase ROK1 translates to MASAFSLLTAGGAKFDKSRFKDDFQLFEAKKRKDRKGKSKQVDIVAIGSSLPSSLDFFGDHPHSQHKPQPESESESDSESDSGSSSTSIPAPPPQKITLTGSEPLPKSLHTNLPSLVNHESHSLTSAEGGPFLSALSQANIHSLWGVQCAVGGCLLEDRDTLCVAPTGSGKTLSYVLPIIVKLRDPARKLKGTEESKGVRALVVVPTHDLAVQIQGVIKAVTRGRHWRSMVLTKATEKAVWESAPGEAVKAGEDSDNEVKDGEDSGEEEEDEDDNESTGSVNEFAPKASGNPEGLGIDVLVATPERLHHLIDSRRISLAQTKYVVLDESDRLLSSDFLPQVEPILSACTNPTVQKCFLSATMPAGAEALAKKWLKDGGVRVVVGVKDSAVTTVDQSLLYTGSESGKLLALRNLISSGQLPYPSLIFVQSIERAEELYKTLVLDGIKVDAVHGGKAKTKRDEAIEDFRLGTVWMLVVTEVLARGMDFRGVKLVINYDFPQTVPSYIHRIGRTGRAGRPGKAITFFNIEDGPYLRTIANVLRSSGCPVPEYMLDMKKPTKNEKKKLAKAPPKRKAVGGGGRDLNKEAGKKKKQMIEASKKRKMLGKGGRGEEKEKKDDEE, encoded by the exons ATGGCGTCTGCATTCAGCTTGCTCACAGCAGGAGGAGCAAAGTTCGACAAGTCTAGGTTCAAGGACGACTTCCAGCTCTTTGAAGCA AAGAAGCGTAAGGATCGTAAAGGCAAGAGCAAGCAGGTGGACATTGTGGCCATAGGATCATCCCTTCCCAGCTCATTAGACTTCTTTGGAGACCATCCCCACTCTCAGCACAAGCCACAGCCAGAATCCGAGTCCGAGTCAGACTCTGAATCCGACTCTGgttcctcctcaacctctATCCCTGCACCTCCTCCCCAAAAGATCACCCTTACTGGGTCCGAACCACTTCCTAAATCTCTTCACACCAACCTGCCGTCATTAGTCAATCACGAATCACATTCACTTACATCTGCTGAAGGAGGCCCATTTCTGTCTGCGCTCTCTCAAGCAAACATCCACTCACTTTGGGGTGTGCAATGCGCTGTCGGAGGATGTTTGTTGGAAGACAGAGATACTCTCTGTGTCGCTCCCACTGGTTCTGGAAAGACACTGTCTTATGTACTTCCTATTATCGTCAAGCTGCGTGATCCCGCAAGGAAACTCAAAGGCACCGAAGAAAGCAAAGGTGTGAGGGCATTGGTTGTGGTGCCCACTCACGATTTGGCGGTTCAGATCCAGGGTGTCATTAAAGCGGTAACCAGGGGCAGGCATTGGAGGTCCATGGTCCTTACAAAGGCTACCGAGAAGGCAGTTTGGGAAAGTGCTCCAGGGGAGGCTGTTAAGGCGGGCGAGGATAGTGACAATGAggtgaaggatggagaggacagtggagaggaggaagaagacgaagacgaCAATGAATCTACTGGCTCTGTGAATGAATTTGCGCCCAAAGCCTCTGGTAACCCTGAAGGACTTGGTATTGACGTGCTCGTCGCTACACCAGAGCGCCTTCACCATCTCATCGATTCTCGACGAATTTCCCTTGCCCA AACCAAATACGTCGTCCTTGATGAATCAGATCGTCTTCTCTCATCTGATTTCCTGCCCCAAGTCGAGCCAATCCTTTCAGCATGCACCAACCCTACCGTCCAGAAATGCTTCTTGTCCGCCACCATGCCTGCAGGCGCCGAAGCCCTCGCCAAAAAATggttgaaggatggtggCGTTCGAGTGGTCGTGGGTGTGAAAGACTCTGCAGTGACCACTGTCGACCAATCCCTTCTCTACACAGGTTCTGAATCCGGTAAACTCCTCGCCCTTCGCAACCTTATTTCCTCCGGTCAGCTTCCATACCCTTCACTCATCTTCGTCCAGTCTATCGAGCGAGCAGAAGAGCTTTACAAGACGTTGGTGTTGGATGGGATCAAGGTAGATGCTGTGCATGGTGGTAAGGCAAAAACGAAGAGAGATGAGGCGATTGAGGACTTTAGGTTGGGCACCGTCTGGATGCTGGTCGTCACCGAAGTTTTGGCGCGGGGAATGGATTTTAGAGGTGTCAAGCTTGTCATCAATTACG ACTTCCCCCAGACTGTCCCGAGTTACATCCACCGAATAGGTCGTACCGGTCGAGCCGGTCGTCCAGGAAAAGCCATCACATTCTTCAACATCGAAGACGGTCCTTACCTTCGTACCATCGCCAACGTCCTCCGCTCTTCTGGGTGCCCAGTTCCAGAGTACATGTTGGATATGAAGAAGCCTACCAAGaacgagaagaagaagcttgcCAAGGCCCCgccgaagaggaaggctgttggtggaggtggaagggACTTGAATAAGGAAGcagggaagaagaagaagcagatgaTTGAGGCCAgtaagaagaggaagatgttgGGGAAAGGGGGGAGAGgtgaggaaaaggaaaagaaggacgatgaggagTAG